The DNA sequence TTTTCCTAATGATCGTTTTTGCATTTACCTCCAATCTGATATTTATACCAAAGTATCAGATGATTGGTGCGGCGGTTGCCACTGCTCTGTCTTCGATAATGTTCAATATTTTAAAATATCTGTTCATATGGAAAAGGTTTGGCTTGCAGCCGTTTGATAAGGATACCGTTATAGGAATGGTATTGATTATAGCGATTTATTTTGCCGCCAAAGCCATCCCATCTGTTGATCAACCAATTCTGGATATTGCTATTCATTCCGGCATAATAGGAATTGCCTATTTCCTGATCCTATATTTGACCAGGATCACGCCTGAACTATTCAACTGGAGGGATTTCCTAAAGTAGGCGTTTGTTAAAATGCCCTGCTCACCCCAAATACGTACCTCAACTGAACAAACTCCGGATCCACGGCAGGTGTTCTGTTAAGGAATATGGGCAGATCCAAACGAAGTGTCAACGGTTCTGTCATTTCAAGTGGTGGCCATTTCTTGATGGTGAGTGCAAAACCCAAACCGGCATCCGCCCTCAGATCGGCAAATGCGAAATTCTCATTCTGTTCTGACATATTGATCAGGCCTGCATCTGCAAACAGGTAAGGTGTGAAACCCAATATCCTGCTTAATGCTTTAGGACGGAATCGCACCAGCTTGTCCAACTCCAGTTCGGTATTCAGCGACACGCCCGTTCTGCCTTTGTAAACCGTTCGCACCTCATCATTATCATCAAGCTGTGCCACAAGGTAACCGGCATATCCCCTCAGGTTAAGGCCACCACCATGATGCAGGTGTTTGGTGTTATCACCGAAGCCCTGGTACCGCCTGTCATAGTAAGGAATGGAACGAACAAACTTATTATCCATCATTTCTTCCGGATTGGCTCCTGCCAGGAATAATGACGACTCCGGTGCCCAGTTCTTTCCAAGACCTATCTGGGCAAAGACACGCGTGCGCAGGAGGGTCTTCCATATCCAGGTATGATTGACTGCACGAAGTCTTACATATGCATAATCATAATCACTGGCAAAGGTGCTGGACCGAAGTTCCGCATTCACGGAACCTGCACCCCGCTTGTAACGGTAACTACGTTCCACGCCTAACTCCAGGGTATTGTTGAATTTGATCTCAGAAGAGTCCCTGGCCACACCCCACTCCTCAGGATAGATCAGATAGGTCAGGTCCGTGCTATCCACCCGGTACATGACCTTACCATTGAGATGCCATGTGGTGTTTGACCTGTTATTGCGCTTACTGAATCCGCCTGTAAATGTATTCAGTCCATCGATGTGGGAAGTTCCAAGCGCCAATTCGGACGCCGGAATGAACTTATCTGTAGCGGTGCGATACTGCAGATTCCAGGATATGTTATCATACCTTCCGAAATCGATATTTTCAGGCAGTTTGGATTGCAGTAATCCGGTGTTCAACCAAACGCTTGCATGGATGCGATGAAATTTTTGCAGGTAATTGCCATTGACATGGAAACCCATTTTCACACCATCATATCCATTATACCAGACATCCGGCCTGCCAAAGAGTTCATAATGGTCCCAGTCGGATGCATTCCTTATCCGGGCATCATAATTCAGGGTATAAGGAAAGCGCCAGGTATTGTTGAGTTTGTTGACATCAGCCAATCGCCCTGAAGGATCAATAATCACATCCTGTATACCGCCCGGCATGGAAATGGTGACCTCATATTCCTGGTTGAGAATCCCGCGGCCGGACCACTTCGGAAGAATCGTAGCGTCCGTCTTCTTCACAAACCATTGGTTAGGGATATGAAAATCCCTGATCTTACCATCCACACCCACTACCCTGAAATCTATGGGCATTTCCATATCTCCCTTTCTGCGAAACCGGATCACATAGGTATCCATGTCGATGCCTGGTTTCACACGACTGACCGCATAGTCTATGGTTTTGTTTGTTTCCATCCATTGATCGAAGAACCAATTCAGATCCACCTTGGTATAGTTGATAATGGAAGCCCTGAAATCTTCAAAATAAGGGTGACAGAATTTCCACTGATCAAAATAATGGCGCATGGCATCCATGAACAAATCTTTACCCAGCACATATTCCAGGTTGAACATCATCGCCGCCGTCTTGTAATATACATTCCTGTAGCCGGCACCTATATCGGGGAATAGAGAGAAGTCATCGGAATGGGTGTTGAGCGTGGCCAGATCCCCGTCAATGGCTCCATCTATATATGGTTGCATTGCCCTGCGCCATAACACAAGATCCCGGTTTTTGAATTTTCTAACATACTTGCTTTTGGCTCCGCTGGCCGGCAGGGTATCACCTTCAAGCTTCATGAGTGAATAAGCTGTTAGCCACGAAGTAAAACCTTCGTCGAGTGCCGCCCGGTAAGTTTCATTGTTCCCTACCTGTCCGAAGAACCAGTTGTGTCCAATCTCATGGCAAAGCAGGCCCCGGTAACCGGGATCACCACCGTTATCAAGTGTGAGCATGGGGTACTCCATGCCATCCCTGGCATCGGCAACGATCATCTTATGATAATTGTACATGCCAATATCCTCACTGTACAACTGAACAACTTTTGCCGCATATTCCGCTGCATTCTGCCAACGCGAGGCATGTGCCTCCTGTGCTAAAGCCACGCACCGGATCTTGCGCCCACGCTGCCCTTCCGGTACATATTCAAATTCTCCGATACGATATGTAGGGTCCGCGGTAAAGGCAAAATCATGGACATTTTCCGCATGAAATTTCCAGACCTTTCGTTGGGTGGTATCGTAGGGAGTGATGACAGAGGGTGCCTCATTCCACGGCTTGTCTTTGAAGTTCTTGATGTCCAGTTTTTCTCTGAGTGCCGGCGG is a window from the Flavobacteriales bacterium genome containing:
- a CDS encoding polysaccharide biosynthesis C-terminal domain-containing protein, whose translation is FLMIVFAFTSNLIFIPKYQMIGAAVATALSSIMFNILKYLFIWKRFGLQPFDKDTVIGMVLIIAIYFAAKAIPSVDQPILDIAIHSGIIGIAYFLILYLTRITPELFNWRDFLK
- a CDS encoding M1 family metallopeptidase — protein: MSRIRFAFTFILLTAFAVAIAQQHDPLRPPNTYAVKSNPHYWKNRKPYADYWQQDVHYTIHARIDEVSDVIEATETLVYTNNSPDELPFVYFHLYQNAFQPGSYYEKMEAAAGRRYSYNPYELNGLGTKVKEIKSAGQDLKTETDNTVMKVFLNKPLKPGESITFDIAFTTYFGLYDGRGGALTNYAMRRRMKRFLSGNFKHYDGVHWYPRISVYDHKFGWTTDQHLGREFYGDYGTYDVELDFANDMVLDATGFLLNRDEVLPPALREKLDIKNFKDKPWNEAPSVITPYDTTQRKVWKFHAENVHDFAFTADPTYRIGEFEYVPEGQRGRKIRCVALAQEAHASRWQNAAEYAAKVVQLYSEDIGMYNYHKMIVADARDGMEYPMLTLDNGGDPGYRGLLCHEIGHNWFFGQVGNNETYRAALDEGFTSWLTAYSLMKLEGDTLPASGAKSKYVRKFKNRDLVLWRRAMQPYIDGAIDGDLATLNTHSDDFSLFPDIGAGYRNVYYKTAAMMFNLEYVLGKDLFMDAMRHYFDQWKFCHPYFEDFRASIINYTKVDLNWFFDQWMETNKTIDYAVSRVKPGIDMDTYVIRFRRKGDMEMPIDFRVVGVDGKIRDFHIPNQWFVKKTDATILPKWSGRGILNQEYEVTISMPGGIQDVIIDPSGRLADVNKLNNTWRFPYTLNYDARIRNASDWDHYELFGRPDVWYNGYDGVKMGFHVNGNYLQKFHRIHASVWLNTGLLQSKLPENIDFGRYDNISWNLQYRTATDKFIPASELALGTSHIDGLNTFTGGFSKRNNRSNTTWHLNGKVMYRVDSTDLTYLIYPEEWGVARDSSEIKFNNTLELGVERSYRYKRGAGSVNAELRSSTFASDYDYAYVRLRAVNHTWIWKTLLRTRVFAQIGLGKNWAPESSLFLAGANPEEMMDNKFVRSIPYYDRRYQGFGDNTKHLHHGGGLNLRGYAGYLVAQLDDNDEVRTVYKGRTGVSLNTELELDKLVRFRPKALSRILGFTPYLFADAGLINMSEQNENFAFADLRADAGLGFALTIKKWPPLEMTEPLTLRLDLPIFLNRTPAVDPEFVQLRYVFGVSRAF